From the Oryza glaberrima chromosome 5, OglaRS2, whole genome shotgun sequence genome, one window contains:
- the LOC127773318 gene encoding ADP,ATP carrier protein 1, mitochondrial-like, with translation MADDLGPPTVLQKIHGQSMMFSKISPYSLMKNPALYNANTSYSVPLKSFNGMDGNNGFSSVTSVSPVFASAPKEKGLSGFMIDFMMGGVSAAVSKTAAAPIERIKLLIQNQDEMIKSGRLSHPYKGIADCFGRTIKDEGVIALWRGNTANVIRYFPTQALNFAFKDHFKRMFNFKKDKDGYWKWFAGNLASGGAAGACSLFFVYSLDYARTRLANDAKAAKKGGGRQFNGLVDVYRKTLASDGIAGLYRGFNISCVGIIVYRGLYFGMYDSLKPVVLVGNLQDNFLASFLLGWGITIGAGLASYPIDTVRRRMMMTSGEAVKYNSSLDAFKQIVAKEGAKSLFKGAGANILRAVAGAGVLAGYDKLQVVVFGKKYGSGGG, from the exons ATGGCTGACGATTTGGGCCCTCCCACTGTGCTCCAGAAGATACATGGGCAGTCCATGATGTTCAGCAAGATCTCACCTTATTCTTTGATGAAGAATCCCGCACTCTACAATGCCAACACTTCTTACAGTGTGCCTCTGAAGTCATTCAATGGGATGGATGGGAACAATGGGTTCTCATCTGTCACATCTGTATCCCCAGTCTTTGCTTCTGCCCCAAAGGAGAAAGGTCTTTCTGGGTTTATGATTGACTTCATGATGGGTGGAGTTTCAGCTGCTGTCTCCAAGACTGCTGCTGCTCCCATTGAGCGAATCAAGCTTCTCATTCAAAACCAGGATGAAATGATCAAGAGTGGTAGGCTCTCTCACCCATACAAAGGTATTGCGGACTGCTTTGGCCGCACAATTAAGGATGAAGGTGTGATTGCACTGTGGAGAGGGAACACTGCTAATGTCATCCGTTACTTTCCTACCCAG GCCTTGAACTTTGCCTTCAAAGACCATTTCAAGCGCATGTTCAACTTTAAGAAGGACAAGGATGGTTACTGGAAGTGGTTTGCTGGAAACCTGGCTTCTGGAGGAGCTGCTGGTGCTTGCTCTCTCTTCTTTGTGTATTCTCTGGATTATGCTCGTACTCGTCTGGCTAATGATGCCAAGGCTGCAAAGAAGGGTGGTGGGAGGCAATTCAATGGACTTGTTGATGTTTACCGCAAGACCCTTGCGTCTGATGGTATCGCTGGTCTGTACCGTGGATTCAACATCTCCTGTGTTGGTATCATTGTCTATCGTGGGCTGTACTTTGGAATGTATGATTCTCTCAAGCCAGTCGTTCTTGTTGGCAACCTTCAG GATAACTTCCTTGCCAGCTTCTTACTTGGTTGGGGCATTACCATTGGTGCTGGCCTTGCTTCATACCCAATCGACACTGTTCGTCGTCGGATGATGATGACATCTGGTGAGGCTGTCAAGTACAACAGCTCCTTGGATGCGTTCAAGCAGATTGTTGCGAAGGAGGGTGCGAAGTCACTCTTCAAGGGCGCTGGTGCTAACATTCTGCGTGCTGTTGCTGGTGCTGGTGTGCTTGCTGGATATGACAAGCTGCAGGTGGTCGTCTTTGGTAAGAAGTACGGTTCTGGTGGTGGCTAA
- the LOC127773319 gene encoding TLC domain-containing protein At5g14285-like, which yields MAVVGVLDSLAAEERWLYPGFLAMYAAIYCVGQLALLRRWAWPLRLDGASCLISLAHGTPAALAAAGAILALPPEASGFAAPNTRLQDHVLDYSVAYFTMDLLHYLAFLPGDTLFIAHHVATLFVFVTCRYLVRHGAYALLVLLVLAEVTSLLQNVWTLAGIWRAEKPAAARVYRALSPPFYFIYTVVRGVAGPLFFLKMSLFYLSGQAVDVIPWWVRISWIVVVGTAITVSNLWIWNLWKELFRERKQSMTKKST from the exons ATGGCGGTGGTGGGGGTGCTGGATTCTTTGGCCGCCGAGGAGCGGTGGCTGTACCCGGGGTTCCTGGCCATGTACGCCGCCATCTACTGCGTCGGCCAACTCGCCCTGCTCCGGCGGTGGGCGTGGCCGCTCCGCCTCGACGGCGCCAGCTGCCTCATCTCCCTCGCGCACGGCAcgcccgccgcgctcgccgcggcgggcgccatcctcgcgctgccgccggagGCGAGCGGGTTCGCCGCGCCCAACACCCGCCTCCAGGACCACGTCCTCGACTACAGCGTCGCCTACTTCACCATGGACCTGCTCCACTACCTCGCCTTCCTCCCCGGGGACACCCTCTTCATCGCCCACCACGTCGCCACGCTCTTCGTGTTCGTCACCTGCCGCTACCTCGTCCGCCACGGCGCCTACgcgctcctcgtcctcctcgtcctcgccgaGGTCACCAGCCTCCTCCAGAACGTCTGGACGCTCGCCGGGATCTGGCGCGCCGAGAagcccgccgcggcgagggtgTACAGGGCGCTGTCGCCGCCCTTCTACTTCATCTACACCGTCGTCAGGGGCGTCGCCGGCCCGCTCTTCTTCCTCAAGATGAGCCTCTTCTACCTGTCCGGCCAGGCCGTCGACGTCATCCCGTGGTGGGTGCGCATTTCTtggatcgtcgtcgtcggcaccGCCATCACGGTCAGCAACCTGTGGATTTGGAACCTCTGGAAGGAGCTCTTCAGAGAACGGAAGCAGAGCATGACGAAGAAAAGCAC ATGA
- the LOC127773515 gene encoding stromal 70 kDa heat shock-related protein, chloroplastic-like, with product MATTTFPTSTPFFAHHGRRRPSPSVSVRTAAAVYGRGGGRRWRPLRVACEKVVGIDLGTTNSAVAAMEGGKPTIVTNAEGARTTPSVVAYTKSGDRLVGQIAKRQAVVNPENTFFSVKRFIGRKMNEVDEESKQVSYRVIRDDNGNVKLDCPAIGKQFAAEEISAQVLRKLVDDASKFLNDKVTKAVITVPAYFNDSQRTATKDAGRIAGLEVLRIINEPTAASLAYGFEKKNNETILVFDLGGGTFDVSVLEVGDGVFEVLSTSGDTHLGGDDFDKRVVDWLAGNFKNDEGIDLLKDKQALQRLTEAAEKAKMELSSLTQTNISLPFITATADGPKHIETTLTRAKFEELCSDLLDRLRTPVDNALRDAKLSFKDIDEVILVGGSTRIPAVQDLVKKMTGKDPNVTVNPDEVVALGAAVQAGVLSGDVSDIVLLDVTPLSLGLETLGGVMTKIIPRNTTLPTSKSEVFSTAADGQTSVEINVLQGEREFVRDNKSLGSFRLDGIPPAPRGVPQIEVKFDIDANGILSVSAVDKGTGKKQDITITGASTLPKDEVEKMVEEAEKFAKEDKEKRDAIDTKNQAESVIYQTEKQLKELGDKVPGDVKGKVEAKLTELKDAVAGGSTQTMKDALAALNQEVMQLGQALYSQQGAPGAGPTPGADAAAGSAGPSEKPGGEEGDVIDADFTDSQ from the exons ATGGCGACCACGACCTTCCCCACCTCGACCCCCTTCTTCGCCCACcatggcaggcggcggccgtcccCGTCCGTCTCcgtccgcaccgccgccgcggtgtaCGGGCGCGGCGGGGGCCGGAGGTGGCGGCCGCTGCGGGTGGCGTGCGAGAAGGTGGTCGGGATCGACCTCGGGACCACCAACTCCGCGGTGGCGGCCATGGAGGGCGGCAAGCCGACGATCGTCACCAACGCCGAGGGCGCCCGCACCACGCCGTCGGTCGTCGCCTACACCAAGTCCGGTGACCGGCTGGTGGGGCAGATCGCCAAGCGACAGGCGGTCGTCAACCCGGAGAACACCTTCTTCTCCGTCAAGCGCTTCATCGGCCGCAAGATGAACGAAGTCGACGAGGAGTCCAAGCAGGTCTCCTACCGCGTCATCAGGGACGACAACGGCAACGTCAAGCTCGACTGTCCCGCCATTGGCAAGCAGTTCGCCGCCGAGGAGATCTCCGCCCAG GTGCTTAGAAAGCTGGTGGATGATGCATCAAAGTTCTTGAACGACAAAGTCACAAAGGCAGTGATCACAGTCCCAGCATATTTCAATGACTCACAAAGGACAGCGACAAAAGATGCTGGCCGGATTGCTGGGTTGGAAGTTCTCCGCATCATAAACGAGCCTACTGCAGCATCTTTGGCATATGGGtttgaaaagaagaacaatgaGACCATTCTTGTTTTTGACCTGGGAGGAGGCACATTTGATGTTTCAG TTCTTGAAGTTGGTGATGGCGTTTTTGAGGTGCTGTCTACATCTGGTGACACTCACCTTGGTGGTGATGACTTTGACAAG AGGGTTGTTGATTGGCTGGCGGGGAACTTCAAGAATGATGAAGGTATTGACCTACTAAAAGACAAGCAGGCCTTGCAACGTCTTACAGAAGCAGCTGAGAAGGCAAAGATGGAGCTATCATCCTTGACCCAAACAAATATCAG TTTACCCTTCATTACAGCTACTGCTGATGGGCCCAAGCATATCGAGACAACTCTTACCAGGGCTAAATTTGAGGAGCTATGTTCAGATCTTCTTGACAG GTTGAGGACCCCTGTGGACAATGCCCTCAGAGATGCAAAGTTGTCATTTAAAGACATAGATGAGGTGATCCTTGTCGGTGGCTCCACCAGAATTCCAGCTGTGCAGGATCTTGTGAAGAAAATGACTGGAAAGGACCCCAATGTGACTGTCAACCCTGATGAGGTTGTTGCACTTGGAGCAGCTGTTCAG GCAGGAGTGTTGTCTGGTGATGTGAGCGACATTGTTCTTCTTGATGTAACACCACTTTCTCTGGGTTTGGAGACACTGGGTGGTGTGATGACCAAGATTATCCCAAGGAACACAACTTTGCCCACCTCCAAGTCAGAGGTCTTCTCAACCGCTGCTGATGGCCAGACTAGCGTGGAGATCAATGTCCtccaaggagagagagagtttgtCAGGGACAACAAATCTCTTGGTAGCTTTCGGCTTGATGGAATTCCTCCTGCCCCACGGGGTGTTCCACAAATCGAAGTTAAGTTTGACATCGATGCCAATGGCATCCTTTCTGTCAGCGCCGTAGACAAGGGTACTGGAAAGAAGCAGGACATTACGATAACTGGTGCCAGCACATTGCCGAAGGATGAG GTGGAGAAGATGGTTGAAGAAGCAGAGAAGTTTGCCAAGGAGGACAAAGAGAAGAGGGACGCAATCGACACCAAGAACCAGGCAGAGTCTGTCATCTACCAGACTGAGAAACAATTGAAGGAGCTCGGTGACAAGGTCCCAGGCGATGTGAAGGGTAAGGTTGAGGCGAAGCTGACGGAGCTCAAGGACGCTGTTGCAGGTGGCTCGACACAGACGATGAAGGATGCTCTCGCTGCTCTGAACCAGGAAGTGATGCAGCTGGGGCAGGCCCTCTACAGCCAGCAGGGTGCCCCAGGAGCAGGACCTACCCCAGGAGCTGATGCTGCCGCTGGCTCTGCTGGCCCATCCGAGAAGCCAGGAGGCGAGGAAGGTGATGTCATCGATGCTGATTTTACAGACAGCCAATGA